A genomic segment from Streptomyces sp. TLI_235 encodes:
- a CDS encoding stage II sporulation protein E (manually curated) has protein sequence MSAPEPGPVRRDHPTTAVQTVVDRSTRTVRYSSAGRPPPLLVHADGAVQVLDGATDPPLGAWENDIPRSEATAGYRPGATLVLYTDGLIERRGEDIDVGLGRLTASAARHRGLDPEDLADAVLADLGADGPQGTDDIALVAVRL, from the coding sequence GTGTCCGCCCCGGAACCTGGCCCAGTACGCCGTGACCATCCCACCACGGCGGTGCAGACCGTCGTCGACCGCTCGACCCGCACCGTCCGGTACAGCAGCGCCGGGCGCCCGCCCCCGTTGCTGGTCCACGCGGACGGCGCCGTGCAGGTGCTCGACGGGGCCACCGATCCGCCGCTTGGCGCCTGGGAGAACGACATCCCGCGCTCCGAGGCGACCGCCGGGTACCGGCCCGGGGCCACCCTGGTGCTCTACACCGACGGCCTGATCGAGCGGCGCGGCGAGGACATCGACGTCGGGCTGGGACGGCTCACCGCCAGCGCCGCGCGGCACCGCGGCCTCGACCCGGAGGACCTGGCGGACGCCGTGCTCGCCGACCTCGGCGCCGACGGCCCCCAGGGCACGGACGACATCGCCCTGGTCGCCGTCCGGCTCTGA